GCGATCGAACGGCTGCCGGAACTGCTCGATGAACTCGAGGAGACCGTCGAGGAGAACGGTGGGACGGTGTACTTCGCCGACGACGCCGAGGACGCGAACCGCTACATTCGGGAGGTCGTCGCCGGGAAGGACGCCGAGCGGCTGGTGAAGTCGAAGTCGATGACCTCAGAGGAGATCGAGGTCAACGAGGCGCTCGAGGCCGACGGCGTCGAAGTCGTCGAAACCGACCTCGGGGAGTGGGTGCTGCAGGTTGCCGACGAGGCGCCCTCCCACATCGTCGCGCCCGCGATCCACAAATCCAGAGCGGAGATCGCGGCCCTGTTCAACGAGGTGTTCGACCCCGAGGATGAGCTGGAGACGGCCGAGGAACTCACGAAGTTCGCCCGCGACCGTCTGGGCGAGTTGATCGAGGGGGCCGACGTCGGGATGACGGGCGCGAACTTCATCACCGCCGACTCGGGAACGATCGCGCTGGTGACAAGCGAGGGCAACGCCCGGAAATCGGCGGTCGTCCCCGACACCCACATCGCGGTCTCGGGGGTCGAAAAGGTGATCCCGCGTGTCGAGGACCTCTCGCCGTTCGTCGAACTCATCGGCCGGTCGGGCACCGGACAGGACATCACCTCCTACATCTCGCTTTTGACGCCGCCGGGCGCCTCGCCGGTTCCAAACTTCGAGGACGGCGATTCCGCACTCGCGGGCGATCACGAGGGGATCGGCGCCGGCGCCAACCCCGATCGGGAGTTTCACCTGGTGTTGATCGACAACGGTCGGCTCGCGATGCGCCAGGACGCGGAGCTGAAGGAGACGCTGTACTGCATCCGATGTTCGGCGTGTTCGAACTCCTGTGCGAACTTTCAGAGCGTCGGCGGGCACGTCTTCGGGGGAGAAACCTACTCCGGCGGCATCGCAACCGGCTGGGAGGCCGGGATCGAGGGACTCGACGTTGCCGGCGGGTTCAACGACCTCTGTACCAGCTGCAGCCGGTGTGTAAACGCCTGCCCGGTCAAGATCGACATCCCGTGGATCAACACCGTCGTCCGCGACCGGATCAACCGCCAGGCCGACGGGAACGCCGACTGGCTCGTCGAGGGACTGGTCCCCGACGAGGAGCCGGGCGGAATGGACGTCCAAAAGCGGCTTTTCGGAAACTTCGAGACGTTCGCTGGTCTCGGATGTGCGCTGGCTCCCGTCTCGAACTGGATGGCCGACCTCTCAGTCAGTCGCCGGCTCATGGAACGCGTCTTCGGCGTCGACCGGCGGCGGGAGTTGCCCTCCTTCCAGCGAACGACCCTCAAGAAATGGTACGACGAGCGGGGGCCGAAGGTGTCGGCGCCGAGACGGCAGGTCGTGCTGTATCCGGACCTGTACACGAACACGATGCAGGTCGATCGGGGGAAAGCCGCGGTACGGGCGCTGGAAGCGATGGGTATCCAGGTCGTGATCCCCGACGTCCGGTCGACGGGGCGGGCACCGCTCTCGCAGGGAATGATCGCGACCGCCCGCGAGCACGCGGAGGACGTCTACTCCGGGCTCGCGCTGCACCTGGACTCCGACCGCGACGTCGTGGTGATCGAGCCGAGCGATCTGGCGATGTTCAAAAGCGAGTACGAGAAGCTGCTTCCGGAGCGGTCGTTCCGGCGGCTCGCCGAGCACAGCTACGACGTGATGGAGTACCTCCTCGAACTGGCCGAGGAAGACGGTGGGCCAGGCTTCGAGGCGCTCTGTTCGCCCGATGACGGCCGGTCCGGGGAGGTCGCGTACCACCCGAACTGTCAGCAGAAAACGATCCGGAAAGCGGAGTTCACGGTGGCGCTGCTCGAGGAACTCGGCTACGACGTCGTCACGTCGGACGTCGAGTGCTGCGGGATGGCCGGCTCGTTCGGCTACAAGACCGAATACTACGAACTGAGCATGGACGTCGGCGAGAGCTTGAAGGGCCAGTTCACGGCGCCCGAAACACGGGAACGGACAGTCGTCGACAGCGGAACCTCCTGTCACAAGCAACTCGAGTCGCTGCTACCGCGGGAGAGTCGCCACGCCGTCGAGTTGGTGGCCCCGGAATCACGGTAGGCTACCCGGGCTACCCAGGCGTCGGACGGACGTCTGCCGACAACGAACGCTTATTAGCCGGGCACACTACGTTCGGAGCATGAACGGGGATCCACAGGAGATCACCACGCTCGTGGGTCGTGAGGTGTACTCGAACAACGGCGTATTCGTCGGCGAAATCGAGGACGTCAGACTCAATCTCGACCAGGAGGTCGTGACCGGCCTCGCGGTGGGGGAAATAAACAGGGAACTGTTCTCGACGCAGGTCGAACCCGGAAAGGGCGTCCTGGTCCCGTACCGTTGGGTTCGGTCGGTCGGGGACGTCGTGCTCGTAAACGATGTCGTCGAGCGGATGAAAACCGGCGACGAGAACTCAGAGGACGAAGAAGCAGTCGTTTAGCGGTCGTCTAGCGGTCGTCTAGCGGTCGTCTAGTGGTCTTTCACCGGTCGTTTGAACTGACTCGCCCCCAGGTCAGGAACCGTTCCCGCTTTCGCCCGTTCCCTCCACGCCCATCGCGTCGAACAGCCCCCGCCGAACCGCCTCTTCGGTGAGTTGCAGCAAGGTATCCCGGTTCTCCCCGCTGGATTCGATCCCCTGGAAGATGCCCAGCGGGATCTCCACGTTGCCCTGGGTGGAGTGGCCTGCGGCCTCGCCCATCTCCGTGAACGCGTCCTCGAGGACGCGGCCGATGTTGATCCGGATGTCCTTCGATCGGGCCGCGAGGTAGATCCGCTCGTCGGCGATTCCGAGCACGGCGGTCGTGGTGATCCCCTCCAGGTTCAGGAGGTGCTGTGCCGCCTGGCTGAGCGCCTCCCGATCCCGGATGAAGCCCGCCGAGGAGAACAGGTGTGATCCCTGTACCTGGCGGTTCTGGATCGCCTCCGCGAGCACGTCCAGCGTCTCGGGGCTCATCGACGGCGACTCCACCTGTTCGAGGGTGTCGTGGTTGGCAAAGGGATGGAGATACGCCGCGGCAGTGAGGTCCGCCGGGGTGGTGTCGCGCTTGAAGTCGAGCGTCTCCGCGCGGATGCCGTACAAAAGCGCGGTCGCGACCGTCTCGGAAGGGGAGAGGTTGAACTCCTGGAGATACTTCGTCAGCACCGTCGACGTCGAGGAGACGTTCGTCCGGACGTCCGCAAACCGGGCCTCGAGTTCCTCTTCCGGCTCCACGTGATCGAGATAGACGTCGATGTCCGGCGGTTTTGGGGCGTCGCCGTCGGTGTCGCGTTCGGCGCTCGCGTAATCGACCAGAGCAATAGTGTCGTACTCCTCGATCGGGCCGGTTTCTTCGCGAGAGAGCAGTTCGATCCCGAGCAGGTTGACGAACGCCCGATTCTCCTGGTGGCCGATCTCGCCGTCGTAGACGATGTCGGCCTCGACGTCGTACGCCTCGGCGATCGACCGCAGCGCCGTCGCGGAGGCGATGGCATCCGGATCGGGCGCGTCCTGGATGAGGATCGCCATCCGGCCGGTCGACTCGGTGAAGATCTCCGCGAGCTGGCGGGCCTTGTACTCGAGTTCGCCGGTTTCGAGGCTCCGGAGCGCGGAGTCGGCGATCACCGTCGAGGGGTTGATGACAACGTCGGCACCGAGCTCGTGGAGTTCGTCCTCGCTGATCGGATCGGAGGCCCGCGCGACGACGTACTGGTCGCCACCCCGGTCGCGGATCGCGGAGACGGCCGCCTTGTTGGCTTCGACGTCCGAGGCGAGCACGAGGATGATATCCCGATCCGAGACGACGTCCGCGACTTCGGGGTCGCTGATGTCTTGGACCTGGGCGTTGAGATCCTGATCGCGAAGCGCCTCGACACGGGGTTCGTCGTAGTCGAGCAGGAGGACGTTCTCACCGTCTTCCAC
The Halalkaliarchaeum desulfuricum DNA segment above includes these coding regions:
- a CDS encoding LUD domain-containing protein; amino-acid sequence: MESEGDAVGENTRGFNQGRYDSVAKLEAYEELKSEARAIKEDAIERLPELLDELEETVEENGGTVYFADDAEDANRYIREVVAGKDAERLVKSKSMTSEEIEVNEALEADGVEVVETDLGEWVLQVADEAPSHIVAPAIHKSRAEIAALFNEVFDPEDELETAEELTKFARDRLGELIEGADVGMTGANFITADSGTIALVTSEGNARKSAVVPDTHIAVSGVEKVIPRVEDLSPFVELIGRSGTGQDITSYISLLTPPGASPVPNFEDGDSALAGDHEGIGAGANPDREFHLVLIDNGRLAMRQDAELKETLYCIRCSACSNSCANFQSVGGHVFGGETYSGGIATGWEAGIEGLDVAGGFNDLCTSCSRCVNACPVKIDIPWINTVVRDRINRQADGNADWLVEGLVPDEEPGGMDVQKRLFGNFETFAGLGCALAPVSNWMADLSVSRRLMERVFGVDRRRELPSFQRTTLKKWYDERGPKVSAPRRQVVLYPDLYTNTMQVDRGKAAVRALEAMGIQVVIPDVRSTGRAPLSQGMIATAREHAEDVYSGLALHLDSDRDVVVIEPSDLAMFKSEYEKLLPERSFRRLAEHSYDVMEYLLELAEEDGGPGFEALCSPDDGRSGEVAYHPNCQQKTIRKAEFTVALLEELGYDVVTSDVECCGMAGSFGYKTEYYELSMDVGESLKGQFTAPETRERTVVDSGTSCHKQLESLLPRESRHAVELVAPESR
- a CDS encoding PRC-barrel domain-containing protein, which produces MNGDPQEITTLVGREVYSNNGVFVGEIEDVRLNLDQEVVTGLAVGEINRELFSTQVEPGKGVLVPYRWVRSVGDVVLVNDVVERMKTGDENSEDEEAVV
- a CDS encoding DHH family phosphoesterase, with product MSAVGIGSSRSTYAILGCGSVGHAVAESLVEDGENVLLLDYDEPRVEALRDQDLNAQVQDISDPEVADVVSDRDIILVLASDVEANKAAVSAIRDRGGDQYVVARASDPISEDELHELGADVVINPSTVIADSALRSLETGELEYKARQLAEIFTESTGRMAILIQDAPDPDAIASATALRSIAEAYDVEADIVYDGEIGHQENRAFVNLLGIELLSREETGPIEEYDTIALVDYASAERDTDGDAPKPPDIDVYLDHVEPEEELEARFADVRTNVSSTSTVLTKYLQEFNLSPSETVATALLYGIRAETLDFKRDTTPADLTAAAYLHPFANHDTLEQVESPSMSPETLDVLAEAIQNRQVQGSHLFSSAGFIRDREALSQAAQHLLNLEGITTTAVLGIADERIYLAARSKDIRINIGRVLEDAFTEMGEAAGHSTQGNVEIPLGIFQGIESSGENRDTLLQLTEEAVRRGLFDAMGVEGTGESGNGS